The proteins below are encoded in one region of Engraulis encrasicolus isolate BLACKSEA-1 chromosome 1, IST_EnEncr_1.0, whole genome shotgun sequence:
- the mchr1a gene encoding melanin-concentrating hormone receptor 1, translated as MSRSQLRLSHIPENSQSAPWKQSRQIARGGRSQQRQHYGNVILPSVFGTICFLGVVGNCIVIFTILMKKKKTRSRASWAKQTVPDIFILNLSLADLLFLLGMPFLIHQLLGNGSWCFGATMCTVINALDSNSQTVSTYILTAMTLDRYLATVHPFRFGHVRTPCVAVAVVAAVWVLSLLSITPVLMYSGLMRLPGGGGGGGVDRVGCALLLPNPASDIYWFTLYQFVFAFALPLLVICVVFFKILRHMASAVAPLPPRSLRLRTKKVTRMAVAICLAFFLCWAPHYVLQLLHLGVQQPSAAFALAYNMAISLGYANSCINPFLYIVLSDTFKRHFMVAIQPQSAAAAAAAAAASHHKGAHPISSTTTDGEVSLRLAPDGQGQGGPQGSRKLPQQQGGRQENVGHK; from the exons CCAGGGGAGGAAGAAGTCAACAGCGGCAGCACTATGGCAACGTCATCCTGCCCAGCGTCTTCGGCACCATCTGTTTCCTGGGGGTGGTGGGCAACTGCATCGTCATCTTCACCATCctcatgaagaagaagaagaccag GAGCCGCGCCTCATGGGCCAAGCAGACGGTGCCCGACATCTTCATCCTCAACCTGTCGCTGGcggacctcctcttcctcctgggcATGCCCTTCCTCATCCACCAGCTGCTGGGCAACGGCTCCTGGTGCTTCGGCGCCACCATGTGCACCGTCATCAACGCCCTGGACTCCAACAGCCAGACG GTCAGCACCTACATCCTGACCGCCATGACGCTGGACCGCTACCTGGCCACGGTGCACCCCTTCCGCTTCGGCCACGTGCGGACGCCGTGCGTGGCCGTGGCCGTGGTGGCCGCCGTGTGGGTGCTCTCACTGCTCTCCATCACCCCGGTGCTGATGTACTCTGGCCTCATGCGCTTacccggcggcggcggcggcggcggtgtcgACCGGGTGGGCTgcgccctcctcctccccaacccGGCGTCGGACATCTACTGGTTCACCCTCTACCAGTTCGTCTTCGCCTTCGCGCTGCCCCTGCTCGTCATCTGCGTGGTGTTCTTCAAGATCCTCCGGCACATGGCCTCCGCCGTGGCCCCGCTGCCTCCGCGGAGCCTGAGGCTGCGCACCAAGAAGGTGACACGCATGGCGGTGGCCATCTGCCTGGCCTTCTTCCTGTGCTGGGCCCCCCACTACGTCCTGCAGCTGCTGCACCTGGGCGTCCAGCAGCCCAGCGCCGCCTTCGCCCTGGCCTACAACATGGCCATCTCGCTGGGCTACGCCAACAGCTGCATCAACCCCTTCCTCTACATCGTGCTGAGCGACACCTTCAAGAGGCACTTCATGGTGGCCATCCAGCCGCaatcggctgctgctgctgctgctgccgccgctgcctcGCACCACAAGGGGGCGCACCCGATAAGCTCCACCACTACGGATGGGGAGGTGAGCTTGAGACTGGCACCGGATGGACAGGGTCAGGGAGGGCCACAGGGCTCGAGAAAGCTCCCACAACAACAGGGTGGACGACAGGAGAATGTGGGGCACAAGTGA